Sequence from the Bubalus kerabau isolate K-KA32 ecotype Philippines breed swamp buffalo chromosome 17, PCC_UOA_SB_1v2, whole genome shotgun sequence genome:
ATTTGGGAGActggcccctgcccacctctTGCTTTCTCCCAGCCCTGCCACACCCTTTTTCCTTTGCCCACTCTTATCTACCTGCTTGCCTTCTAGCCACCCCAGCCCCTTCTCAGCCCCTGAGCAGGAAGCCTGGGCTGATACTGTGTTGCCCTAAGGCTGTTCAGTCAGGGCTGGGCCAGGCCCACTCACCCCAGGAGGAGCTAAGGAGGATGAGGCTGAGGGTCAGTCTGAGCAGCAACATTACAGCAGACATGAGGCTGAGAACTGGGCCTGGCTTTATGGGTCTCCTTGTCCTTGCACCAAAGTCCCAGGAGTGAAGCCAAGCAGCTCCTTCCCATGCTGTGTCAGCAGGAGGGTTCTCCTGTGTCAGAGCCCTCCACCCAGGCCTTAGCAGATAGAGCCCAGGTGTGAGGCTCTCACCTTCTCCATCCCCCAAATCCTGTCCTCTGATTGGCTCCCCACCTCACCTCTCAAGTGTTGAGCACCAGGTACTAAGGACTTGTGCTTAGCCTTAATGCTGACCACTTGGCGGCTGGTATCAGGGAAGTCTCCCACGGTTATCAGGAGTGCCAGACCCAAAAAAGTCTGCTTAGCACTCAGGGGTGTTCCTGACTGGTAGAGTAGACCTGTACCAGCTCTACTGTGGAGAGCCAGGGCCAGTGGCCAGGACAGGGCAAATCCTAACACATCATCTCAGTGATTCCTTGTCAACTTGGAACAGAAGTCATGGTTTGGTCAGGGAGGTGATGACTCTCCTGCCACATGGTATGCGTGGGCCCAAAGCTTCATCTGTCTGGTTCCAGAGCCCACACTGTTCATGATGATGTCTGGGAAGGGTCTTGTGCACAGGAGGGCAAGGTATGAGCTCTTGGTGACTGACCTACCCTGGATGGAGACCAGGGGTAGAAGGGTGACAGCCATCAAATCTCACAGCGTCCAGCCCTTGGGGCTCCCATGAACAAGCCCTGGTATCTACAGCCCATTCACTGAAGAGCTCCAAGCTGAGCCTGAACTGAGGGAGAGAAGACACACCTGTGTGCAGAGTTGCAATGGGTAAGTTGGTTTGCCTCCTTTTAAGAGTGTGAGCACTGTGGCTGATTCAAGAACACATCAGTCAAAAcaacaagatgaaaaaaaaataagttaattgtTGACTGGAGAGAAGGATAGATAGGTAATAaagcaaatataacaaaatactaATTGTAAAGTCTGTGGTGGGTATATAGGTGTTcaatgtggaatttttttttttttaaacccaaacaCTCTGATGGTTTTCAGGGAGAAgttttttttatgtatataattttacttatttatttttgtctgtgctggagCTTCGTTGCTATGCAGGcgtttctctggttgtggtgatcaagggctactctttgttgcaatgcacaggcttctcattgcagtggcttctctggtggcgcaCAGGCTGTAGGatgcatggacttcagtagttgcggcacatgggcttgaTTGTTGAGCTttcccagctctagagcacaggctcagtagttgtggcccatgctcctcagtatgtgggatcttcctggaccaggtagcaaacccctgtctcccacattggcaggcggattctttaccactgagccaccagggaagcccccagtgtgcaattttttcagtttttatgtttataaaaataaaacccttcataataaaacataataaaaacacTGAGAGAAAAAGCACAATCAGGGACCTAGGGATGTCCAGCCTGGAGTAGGCTATCCCCAGGGACTGGGCAGATTCTAGCAGTTCCAAAGCTCCAGGGGAATTATGCCATTCTCTCCCAGGGCAGGATGCTCCCACCAGCACCTAGCACCTGGGTGCTCAGCAAAAGTCTTCTGGATAAATGTGTCATGTCATCTCTTCCCACGTGAGCCCTGTGACCCCTGGCAGTCAGAAAACAGAGTCAGTCCCCCTAGTCATAGCCCAACAAGTGCAAACAGAAGCTCAGCGTCGTGTTAGTACCTCAGGTGTGCCTGGTCATCAGAGGGGTTTCACAGATAAAGGCGTTGTAGGAGTGTGCTTGTGAGAACTTGCCGTTGGAATCAGGAAGCAGCTCCTCCATCGGCATTTTAGCCATAGTGGGGCAATgcggggtgtgtgtggggtgtggtcTGACTGGGAGCTGTGGGCTTGGTCCTTGGTCACTGATGAGGCAAGTAAAGGCTCTAGGTGGGGGCAGTACATAGAGCCTTTTGGGTTGTACAATGGTCTCCCATGAACCAGAGGGCAAAAGCCAGGCATGGGAGTGATAGGGGGATCCTCCATGGTATGGAGAGGGGTCTTTCCACCTTGAGCCTGCAGTGGCTTGCCAGGGCTGGGGTTCTAGAGGGGTAGATGACTAAGGTGGTGAGTGAATGGTGCCCCTCAGGCCAGACTCTGCAGCCATGGGAAGGAATGGCCTTTGCAGGGACAACTTAGCCACAGAGCCCTGCTGGCTGCTTGTTCCCCTCCACCCAAGAAAGACACAGTCATCTGCTGAGGTaggtgtttgtgttttctgggtTTATTCCTCCTTGTTCCAAGCTCTAAGCCTCACCCTCCTTCACTCCACATCCATGGCCTGCACAGTTTCCTCCACCAGCTCCAGGGTCAGCGGTACCACTGTCTGGGACAGGACAGGTGTGGTGCCAGGGGCAAAGCGGTACTGGCTGGACCTGGGAAGAAGCAGGGATGACTCCTCAAAAGGGGCCCATCAAGTGTCCCGTCCGCTATAGCCCTGTCTTCTGCTACTACCCCATCCATCCTCCCCTGGGATTCCTCCACCCCCGGTGCTCCTACCTCTCTATAGGCTTTGTGGGAGAGCTCAGGGCTCGCAGCATCTTGGCACCAGCCGCGGTGATCACACATGCATCCACATTGCCCCCAGAGCCCAGGTCACCCAGGATCCCTGCAGTGATGGCTTCCACCAGCAGCTCCTGCGCTGCCTCCAGCTGCAATGATGTGTGTCAATGAGGCCTGATGAACCCTTCTAGATCACCCTTAGGCTGTAGCCTGGACACAGTTCATCTTGAAGCCAGGCCTCATTTGCTCACACCCAAACTTCCCTCTCTCTCGCCCTAcacccccatctccaccccaaGCTCCTCTACCCTGGTTTCAGTGTCCCCTGTACCGTGACACCATGTTCCCACTGCCCCCATCTTCACAAACTTCTGAGTCACACTTGTGGCTCTGCTTCCACTGGCCTGTTCACCCACCCCCAATTCCCCACTCACTGCCTTTTCTTTCTGGGCCTTAGCCGCTTATAAAGTGACATACATATGCCTTCTGCTTCCATCCATCCCAAACGAAATCCAGACCCCAGACCCCACCTGCTGTTCCTCTCTCCTCAACTTCAAGTGGCACTGAGTTTTGACTTCTGAGGCAGTACAAGCTTTGGCACTGTTAGAATAGCACCTCGCCCTCATTCCACTGGCCCCTCAGTCTCCACTCAATCGTCACCTCCGAGAAGCCTTCCCCGACTAGGCCAGGGTTCCTCTGCGTTTCCCCAGCTCGCGGGTGCACTTCCCATCAATGCTCGCATAATGTGGTGGTCGGGGAGTGGGGGCAGGTGTCACTCACCGTCATGTTCGGCTGGAACCGGTCCTCTAGCACTGCTATGGCCGCATCCTGGCCGGATCCTGCAAGCAAGAGGGGCATCTGAGATCAACTGCGGCGGCCCAGTCGTGGGATAAACGTTGAGGTCAGGGTCGCATAGCAAGGTTCGTGGACAGCGGGCAGAAGCGCTCACCCAGGGCCGTGAAGGGCAGCCGGCTGTAGGAGCCATGGGGGTGCACGCTGTAGAGCTGCGGTCCTGTGAAGTCCACGCCGCCCACGATCAGTGACGCTCCCACGTAGCCCTGGTACCTTTTCGCCGAGTGGGTACGGTCAGCGGAACGCACCGGAGCCCAAGTCCCGCCCCTCCACGAAACCGCCCCTGCGTCCGAACCCCGCCCCTTCCCGCGGTCTGGCTCCCCGTAACTGACAGCGCTCCTCGCCGTTGCCCTCTTAGCTCCTCTTAGGCCCGCCTCTTCCGGGCTCTCGGACTTCTCAGCCCCGCCCTTTCTCCGGTCCTGTGTCCTCTCAGCCCCGCCCTCCCCGCAGCTGCCCCTCCACGGGGTCAGCTTAGACCCGCCTCAGCACCGGAAGAGCGTCTGGCGCAGCATGCGGGTGACGGTGGCCACGCGGCACTCGCGGCCCGTGGACAGCGCGTGTAGCTCCATGTTGGACGCCGCCATCCGCGTGGTCATCTCGGCGTCCGCGGCTACTCCAGCCCCACAGCAGCTGAGGGCGAAAGGAGGGGTCCGTGTGGGCGTTGCTGGGATGTGCTGGCACCCCGGATGGGAACGAGGGGGCGGTTCTTGGAGGGGGAGAGTTAGGCGGGGGGATGCTCACTAGATTTTGGGGGCGATGAAGTGGATCTTTTCACAGATCTTGTCCGCGACGACCGAATCGTTAGTGGCCCGAGTATCCGCGCCCAAGATGACCCCGtcctggggatgggagggaggagccGTTGGCCTAGTCCCCACGTCCCATTTCCCGCCGCCCTTCTAGGCCGCGCCATCCCAGCTCCCTGCTTACTTGGAACACAAGGCCTGCAATGGTGGTCCCGGTCTTGCGTGCGTGAGGGACCCGGAGCCCCGGGAGGGTGCGTTGCAAGGCTGCGTTTCTGGAAACGGAGAGGAGAGGCCCAGGTTTCAGTTCTTCTGGGACCCTCATCACATCCCCTACCTCTGTCCCGGTTTCCCTCACCTCCTGCGGTAAACCTGGGAACCCGTCTTTCAACACACGTACCCTCCCCCACTCTCGCCCCCAGGAATTTTAAAGATCCTGGGGTTGTCACTCCCGGAAGCCCTCGCTGAAGGGCATAGGCAGCTGGGGAACCAACCATTCCCGCCCTCACCTGTCACAGTTCTCGAAGGAGAAACCCCTTTGGGGCTCTAGcactgtcttctgcatctccaggTGGGCAGGGGGTCAGAGCAGTGGGATCAGCAGGAATAAAAGAAGGCGGAAGGCTTGTCCTCTGCacggctgcactattgtttcccCCTTTCGCTTTCACCTTTCCTCAAAGCATGCTGGTCCCTTTCTGcagcttctctttcactttcaccttcagctCTGTCTTTTGCAACTTAGGAAGAGGGGAGATGTCCCTTGCCTGGCACTCCAAGCTGCTCCTGGGTCCTCTGTCTGAACAGAGGGACAAATCCCTCCTCTTTGGCCATTGTCCAGCCTGAGCCCCGAGCTCTGCCTACCCTGACCCCTACCTTTAACCTCAAGTCTCAGTGCCCTAAGGCTATCACATTGACCAAGTCTCTGTTCTTATTATTACCCATCTTCAACAGCATCAGTCATGGCTGCCTTTTGTCCTTCTCCCAACTCCTGCCTCTTGTTTGCTGTCTTTGCCTTCTTCCCAAAACTCAAACACTGAGGCTCAGTCCTCTCAGCCAAGGCGATGCTGATCTGTCTTCCATGTTTCAGATGCCATCCCCTCTCTCAGGAGGGGCATCATGATTGTCCCTCAGGTGGCCTGTAGGCATGCTGGGCTCTGCCCATGGCCAAGCCTTATTTCACCTCCCAAAGGACCCTTTATCTAGCCACTTCTTTCTCTGGATTACTACTTGTCTTGGCTAGCATCCTTTCCCTGCTGGGCACAGCATTGGCCTCCCTGGTTTCCCCACAATTCCTGCCCTTCACCCTCCACCCCAGACTACACTCCATGCTCTGTAGAGAGGGGACTCTTTTCTAGGTTGGAAATCTGGTCACACCCCCTGGTTAAACCCTGTATCAGTTGCACACAGCTCTTAGGCTCAAACGAGTCTTTACAGTCACCCTTCTCATTCATTCCATCTGATCTCTGCATTGGCAacacctcctctgggaagcctttcCTGACCCACAAGACTCACCACCTTGTTGCTCTCTATACCTTTCTCTCAGATCACTTAGCTCCATTACCTAAAAATTAAATCTTCACTAGTGAAGTGACCTATTTAATGGCTGTCACTCTCCTACATTCTAAACTCTTGTGCTTCTGTCATCCACCTAGCACTCAAAAGCCTCTGTCCAGAGGTGGGGTCTCGCCTGCCCATTTGGGAGCTAGGAGGGACATTTCAGATCTTCTACATCCTGTACCCTTGGCTCCATGTATGCCCATTCCACTGCTATGTGTGCAGCTGCCTCCAGTCCCCATGCCCAGAGCAGAGGTAGGCACAGGCAGGCTGCTTAAACAGCTCAACCAGCAGTTTGTGCAAGCTAaatcgctccagtcgtgtccgtctttgtgactctatggactgtagcctgccaggctaggttgccacgcccttcttgTGGGAAGCTATACATCTCAAGGTGCCCAGTTCAGTCCCAGGCTTTAGCAAAGCTCTTTACTCCACAAAGCACCAGGCCTGTGGCTGCAGATGAATGCATCCTGGTGTGAGGACCCTAGTGCTTTTCCTTCAACCCACAACACACATGTCAGGGCTTTTAACAGCAAAGGAATGTCTTTATTCAGGGGGCATGGGATTTGGACTGGCAGTCGGGGGTACAGCAGTGCTATTTCGGTATATACCCAGCAGGATGGCATTGATGTGCTCCAGTGTCTGATTGCTGAAGACCATATTGAggtgctgtgtccctggcagagGCAGCAGGTGCACGGGCTGTTTCTGGCGGCCCTGCCAGCGGGCACAGAGCTCGGTGCTGCGTGTGGCCACAGTGTCATCACCATCCTCATATAGCACATCCACAGGGTCTGTGTAGGGGAAGCCGTGGTCATAGATGTAGGTGCTGGGAGTGGGCAGGCCTATGCCATAGAGACAGTACACTTCCACGCCAGGTGCTGGGAGGCCTGCCAGCAGGTCACGTGACTGGAGCCACATGTACCAGCCTTCCTCAAAGTGCAGGTCTGTAAAGAAGCGCTGCATGTCACGGCTTGTGTAGTTGATACTGGGGGTGGAAATGAACACATGGTCCTCAGGCCACGTCTGCCTGGCGGGAAACATCCAGGGTGACGTTGTCGTCATGCGCTGCTCCTCTTTCAGCTTGATGCTGGACATGATTGGGATGCCTTGGTTGTCACCTGAGGACAGAGAGCAAGGTGGGCAGGGCTACTCCAGGCCCACAACTTACCCCCCAGCCCAAGCTCCGCTGGACACTCAATCTTGTCCTTGCCCAATCCAAACACAGAATCCAAGTCTCAGACTAGAACTGGCCTAGCATTCAGGAGGTGCTCATGTGTACTTGTTAACTGAGAAGCCCCGATGGCACCTCTGACAGGCAGAGCTGGAGGGCTTCAACAGGAGGGCAGGGGAGCAGTGTTTCCTGAGGACGGGAGTATGAGTTGGGGGGATATAGTGCTGGCAGTTCTGTCTCAGGCAAGTGTCTGTCGACCCTTGTGGCCTGTGCTGCACAGGGCTCAGAGCTGTGTTCTGGGAAGGATGAGATGAGACCCATCTCTGTTTGACACCCATTGATGTGGTCTGAGGAGTGTTTCCTTCACTTCAGCTCCTAGGGGTAAGACCATGTCCAGCTGTGCTCAGCCTACAGCAGGTGCTCCACATGAGGTATCGGGGAAGGGCAGGAGGGGCTCCTGGGGTCTGGCCCTGGCTTTGGCAGATCTGCTGTGGCCTGGCTTAGGGAAGATCCGTGTGCAAAGCAGCTCCTGGGAGCTGAGTGGGTAGACCTGAGGCCACAAGGAACAGACCTCAGTCAGACTCAGCAATGAGTCAGATTGCTGGGATTCACTTCATCTTTGTTTACCTCCCCTTTGTCATTGCTGAGACAAACTGTCAGGAGTTTGTCTAACAGTCCAGGCTGGGCTCACTGCTCTCCAAGGACAATGAAAGGGGCTATTTCCCAGAGGTGGTAGACAACACCCCCCAGCTGGGCAATGTGAGAAGAAACAGGAGGCCCTCTCACCTGAGGCCAAGACTAACATAGGCTTGATGGAGCCACCCCAGGGAGCCCCGAGAGAGATGAAACCGTCGATGAAGCGGTCCTTCCAGGTCTGGGGTTGGCGCAGTAAGAAATAGAGCAGGTGCAGGCAGCCAAGGCTGTGCCCAATGAGGAAGACGGGCTTCCCATATGTGGCATGCATCTCCTCCACCAGTCCAGCAAGCTTCAGGTAGTACTCCTCCTGCTGGCCTGCAGTGGGGTGGATGGGTCAGCATGGCTGGAGGTGGGGGCCTCCGCCCTGCCCCCCAAGCCCCCTAAACATGGAGACACTCACTAGGCTCCAGCCGCCAGTCGTAGGGGGCGGCCCGCACTGTCTCATCCCGCACGTACCCATTGTTGACCAGGTTCTGTACCAGTGTGTGCATATAACCTGTCAGGGAGGCAGCGGCACCAGGGGCTGTGGCCATGGCCCCTGCAAGCCCAACACAGCCTAgagccccaccctctccctcagcacacacacacctgccaacTTGCTGCTGTCCAGGTATTCGACAGAGTAGGTCTTGCCAAAGCCAGGGACACGGATCTGTACACCGGGGGCATTGGACACCCGCCCAGAGCTGCGATTGTACACAACCCTGGGGACAGTGGGACATTCAGCGGACCCGCAGCCAAGAAGGAGGGCAAGGGACTAGGCCAGAGGGGACGGCACCCACCTGGTGTTGTCAATCCAGCAGTCTACCCCAAGGGGCAGGAACATGTTGAGGTCTAGCCAGATGGTGAAAAAGTCCTCCGTCTTGCGGTAGCACATCCAGTTCACCACACTCGGTTTATCCAGCTTGGCTTCCAGCTGATTCCCCAGGCAGCCGGGCACTGCGGGCACCAGCCTTCACTCTGGATCCCTTCCATTCTCCCGTGGTGGACCCACCCTAGCCTCACCTCCCCGACACCACAGTGACTagccccaccccttcctctcctATACACACCGTCAACCCCCAGAGACTAAGGACAAGATCCTCTCTTTCTGTTCATATCCACTGCTCCATCTCCCCAAAGCCCAGACTCCCCCCAGGGAGGGAAGATCCAGGGGCCAAGGCCACTGACCACTGCCCCCACAGAGCAAACAGATAGCATGACTCTCCATCTCTGCCAAAGTCCAAGAGGAGAACAAAtagagtggggagtgggggcaggactTGACAGGCCTCTCCTGCTCTCCTGGGCTGGGCACCTCGTCcttgctggggtgggggctgaggaAGGAGcggctggggggagggagggggctggaCCCAGGGTCTGGCTACAGCTACAGCTGACCACAGCTTGTAATGCCCTGACCAAGCCCTCCGGCACACCCACCCTCCACTCCACCCACCTGGGGGAGACACCCTGGAGACACAGGAACAGTGTGGTGCACGAAGGGGTGGATTTCTCCTCAGGACAAGCCTCTGGCCCCTCCAAACACTGAATTAAGAATCAGGGCTAATGCACGGGCAGAAGGGCGTTGGCAGGCTCTGCTACCAGGGGTGGGGGCCCTGGTTCCCCAAGGGCTGGCCGGGTGTATCAGGGGCCTGGTGGGGGCTTACCGAGGATGACGGGCCGTGTGTGGTTACTGAGCTCAGCCTTGGGCGTGGTGTGCGGGGGAAACAGCACATTGAAGAGCCAGAAAGGGGCGGCGGGGGGgagcagcagccccagcagcagcaggacccacTGCCGCGGGGAGCCGGGCAGCCCCATTCCAGCCCTAGTGCCTGGTGCCCGCTAAAGCGGTCCTGGGCTGGCCTTAtctggagtgggggtgggaggggccccAGGGCCAGTGGGAGGGACAGCCTGGCCAATGGGGCTGGCCAGCGGTTGCCGGAAAGGGGCACAGCCTTAGGGAGCCGGCTCTGGGCCTGGATTCAGTCCCGCCTTCTTCCCCCGTGCCAGGGGAAACAGAGCCGGGGCAGCGGGAGGCCCAGAAGTACACAATGTTTTATTGAAAAAAGTCAGGCTTCAGCTGGCTGGTTCCATTCAACTTGGCTTGGTGGGGGTCCCCGCCCACAGGAGCTGAGTCAGATCTTCCTGCAGGCGGGCTGGGCCAGATCCCTCCCTCGtcacccttcccctcctctctgaTGGTGACATCCAAACAATAAATATGCAATAAATAGCGCTCCCAGGCCAGCTGCCTTCAATCCCCACGTCAGCCCCCACCAGTCTTCTCCAGTCAGGACAGGCATCCTGGCGTGCTGGACAGGCAAGTCCCCAAACCTCTCAGGGTCCCGAGGGACCTCGGATCCATCTCCATGGCCAGGTCTGGGCCCAGTCTCCAAGGAGACCTAGTAAAGCTGGGTCCAGGGTGAGGCCAGGCAAAGTGGGGCTGGCAGGTGGGTGCTGGAGGGGGTTGTGTGTTACCCTGGACACCTTCACTCTAGGCCACAAGTCTGTACTGGGCTCAGGAGTAGATGGTGATGACTTCACGGCCACCTCCACGTACCAACAGCACTCGTTCGAGGCCCTCAGTCAGCACCTCCAGGAACTCCATGTCTGTGGGGCATCAGTCAAGGAAGCAGTGCCCAGGGAAGCACCCAGGGAAGTCTAGCCCATCAAGCAGAGCTGGGGTACCCTGCAAACCCCCAGGGCATCCAGGGACAGGAGCTCCCAGCCTGACCTCATACATTGCCCACCTCCCCACCAAAGGATCCAGTTCTCATCACCCTCGCTGTTCTTGGGTGGGCCGGGCATGTTCAGAAGGACCAGGCGGGCGTCATGGGAGCGTGTGACAATGACTTCATTGAGTTTCACGGCCGTGTGCATGCGCCGCACATTAGACTGGTCCCTGCAGATAACGTGGCTGATCATGGATCCCACCCCTGGAacaccccaccaggctcatctgcccccatcccaccttcgcccccatcccacctccacccccggcCTGGATATGGCTGGGTCCATTTCTGCTGTACTCACGGCTTAATATGCACCAGCTCCCGGAAGTTGTCAGGCGTGTGGCTGGGGTCCCAGGGTTCCGTGGCCATGTACTTGTCCCTGGTCCATGTCATCTGGATCTTGTCAGTCCCAGCTGCAGACTCATCCTCCTCATCCGAGTACAGGCTCTCCAGCCGCAGGGCTGAGTGCCGGTCCTTGACTAGCTGGGCCTGAGGACAACAAGAGGAGGTCGCCTCAGTGCCATCGGGGGCCAAGCTGGCCCAGAGTGATCACTCAGCCTCAGGGAAATGAGGGGGGCTGCAGTGAGTCATTCTGATGCCCCCACTTGATGGCCTCTTCCCAGGCTGGACCCTGCCCTGAGCTGAGAAAGGTCACTGACCTCTCGCTCCCGCTCTGTCTTGGTCAGCCTCATCTGCCGCAGCATCTGGGAGCGCTGCTCCATCATCAGTGTCCGCTCGTAGGTATACGCAGAGATGTCGCTGTTATGCTGGGGAAAGGGTAAGCCATGAGGACCAAGCtacaggggtggggcggggcatcCACAGGGCTAAGGTGGGCAGGAGGCTCACCAtctccaccacctccacctcTGCCTCTAGACGCAGGTGGTATAGGAAGATGGCTAGATCCTTCTTCATCTGGATGCTGTTGTCGTCCATCTGGGCCACCGTGAAGATGCGCATCCGGCATTTCCTCCAAACCTGCGGCCAGGGAGGGTGGTGGTTCAGGCCCACGCCCTCCTCCACAGGCCCAGCCCCTCGTGCCATGGCCTGAGCGCCTGGCCCACCTTGTGCTGGCGCAGCAGGAAGGGCAGGAGCATGAGCATGCCGCCGTCGTGGACAATCCACCACACGTCGATGTGGCCCTCCAGGTAGCGCTCATGGTTGCTGGGGTAGAAGGCGATGTTCTTGGGCACAAGCAGGGCCAGATGGGCAGCCGTGGTGCAGCGCACAGTGTCTGGGGAGAAGGGGCATTATCGATTGTCAGCCCATGACCCTCTGGTCTCTGCCCTTGCTTaacccctggcccctgcccaatGTGGTTGAGCCCAGGCCCTGAGTCTCACACACCAATAAAGGTCTTCCAGGCGCGTGGGTCCTCGCTCTGTCGCCAGCCATAGGGCCAGCCCAGCACCACGGTGTTGTGCCTCATGCCACCCAGCCCGCAAGACTGGATGAGGTGGGCCAGCCCTTCCCGCACCTTGCTGGCCACCACCACCTGGCAGAAGCCCTTCACCTTCTCAATCTCCATCATGTTCTTGATTGTCTGTAGGGAACATACCCAGGTCAGAAGGCAAGGCCATCCATGTCCCCTTTGTTCCCTGCCCAGGCCCCAGGGTACAGAGCTGcttggtggtgggggaggagatGGGGGCAAGGTGCCCACCCAGAGACCATGCTTGCTAGATGGAACCTTCATATCCACCTGGCTCCTGCTCTCAGCTCTCAGCTCTCACCTAGCTAGCCAGGACCGGTCCCCTCCCCTATGCACCAGCTACAGCCCGGACATCTCCAGTCTGGTTCAgggtcctcccacccccaactcccgCCCCAGCAGTACCTGCTCAGCGGCCTGGGCCTCGCCGTAGCTCTCCAAGAAGCTGCCCTGGATGACAGAACCGACGATGGTCAGGCCCTTGCCAGCTTTAAGCTGGGAGGCGAAAGTGAGGAGCCGCGGGTACTTCACATGAAGGTCCTCATCTAGCTTCAGCAACACCA
This genomic interval carries:
- the PSMB10 gene encoding proteasome subunit beta type-10 isoform X2, producing the protein MQKTVLEPQRGFSFENCDRNAALQRTLPGLRVPHARKTGTTIAGLVFQDGVILGADTRATNDSVVADKICEKIHFIAPKIYCCGAGVAADAEMTTRMAASNMELHALSTGRECRVATVTRMLRQTLFRYQGYVGASLIVGGVDFTGPQLYSVHPHGSYSRLPFTALGSGQDAAIAVLEDRFQPNMTVQPVPLCPWHHTCPVPDSGTADPGAGGGNCAGHGCGVKEGEA
- the PSMB10 gene encoding proteasome subunit beta type-10 isoform X1, producing MQKTVLEPQRGFSFENCDRNAALQRTLPGLRVPHARKTGTTIAGLVFQDGVILGADTRATNDSVVADKICEKIHFIAPKIYCCGAGVAADAEMTTRMAASNMELHALSTGRECRVATVTRMLRQTLFRYQGYVGASLIVGGVDFTGPQLYSVHPHGSYSRLPFTALGSGQDAAIAVLEDRFQPNMTLEAAQELLVEAITAGILGDLGSGGNVDACVITAAGAKMLRALSSPTKPIERSSQYRFAPGTTPVLSQTVVPLTLELVEETVQAMDVE
- the LCAT gene encoding phosphatidylcholine-sterol acyltransferase isoform X1 — encoded protein: MGLPGSPRQWVLLLLGLLLPPAAPFWLFNVLFPPHTTPKAELSNHTRPVILVPGCLGNQLEAKLDKPSVVNWMCYRKTEDFFTIWLDLNMFLPLGVDCWIDNTRVVYNRSSGRVSNAPGVQIRVPGFGKTYSVEYLDSSKLAGYMHTLVQNLVNNGYVRDETVRAAPYDWRLEPSQQEEYYLKLAGLVEEMHATYGKPVFLIGHSLGCLHLLYFLLRQPQTWKDRFIDGFISLGAPWGGSIKPMLVLASGDNQGIPIMSSIKLKEEQRMTTTSPWMFPARQTWPEDHVFISTPSINYTSRDMQRFFTDLHFEEGWYMWLQSRDLLAGLPAPGVEVYCLYGIGLPTPSTYIYDHGFPYTDPVDVLYEDGDDTVATRSTELCARWQGRQKQPVHLLPLPGTQHLNMVFSNQTLEHINAILLGIYRNSTAVPPTASPNPMPPE
- the LCAT gene encoding phosphatidylcholine-sterol acyltransferase isoform X2 — its product is MCYRKTEDFFTIWLDLNMFLPLGVDCWIDNTRVVYNRSSGRVSNAPGVQIRVPGFGKTYSVEYLDSSKLAGYMHTLVQNLVNNGYVRDETVRAAPYDWRLEPSQQEEYYLKLAGLVEEMHATYGKPVFLIGHSLGCLHLLYFLLRQPQTWKDRFIDGFISLGAPWGGSIKPMLVLASGDNQGIPIMSSIKLKEEQRMTTTSPWMFPARQTWPEDHVFISTPSINYTSRDMQRFFTDLHFEEGWYMWLQSRDLLAGLPAPGVEVYCLYGIGLPTPSTYIYDHGFPYTDPVDVLYEDGDDTVATRSTELCARWQGRQKQPVHLLPLPGTQHLNMVFSNQTLEHINAILLGIYRNSTAVPPTASPNPMPPE